CCATCGCCAACTTCGGCCTGGCCATCAGCCTGGGCCTGGTGTTCAGCTTCCTGCTGGCGCCCTGGGCCTCGCCCCCTGTTTCCCACGAAAAGGAATTTCGCCATGGTTGAACATCATCCCCTGGTCGTCATCGGGGCCGGCCCAGCCGGTGCCGTGGTCGCCGCCATGCTCAAGCGTCGCGGTCATGCGGTGCTGGTGCTGGAGGCCCAGCATTTCCCGCGCTTCTCCATTGGCGAGAGCCTGCTGTCCCACAGCCTGGACTTCGTCGAGGAAGCCGGAATGCTGCCGGCCGTCGAAGCGGCGGGGTTCCAGACCAAGGTCGGCGCGGCCTTCGCCTGGGGCGAGCGCTATACCGACTTCGACTTCCGCGACACCTACAGTGGCGGGCGCAGTACCTTCCAGGTCCAGCGCGGTCCCTTCGACAAGATCCTCGCCGACGATGCCGCACGCCAGGGCGTGGAAATCCGCTATGGCCAGCGGGTGACCGCCGTGACCCTCGGGGAAGACGGCGCCAAGACCCAGCTCGACATCCTGGGCGACGACGGCCATGCCTATCGCCTCAGCACCGACTTCCTGCTCGACGCCAGCGGCTATGGCCGGGTCCTGCCGCGGCTGCTGGACCTGGAGGCACCGTCCAACTTCCCCGTGCGCCGCGCGCTCTTCACCCACGTCGAAGACCGCATCGACGATCCCGGCTTCGATCGCGAACGCATCCTCATCACCACCCACCCGACCCTGCGCGACGTCTGGTTCTGGACCATTCCCTTCAGCGATGGCCGCACCTCGGTCGGGGTGGTCGCCGCCGCCGAGCGTTATGCCGGACGCGCCCTTGATCTCGCCACCTGTCTGCGCGACTGGGTGGCCGAGACCCCGAGCCTGGCCCGGGTGCTGCACAATGCGGTCTGGGATACCCCGGTGCGCGAGCTGGGCGGCTACGCGGCCAACGTCAAGCGCCTGCACGGCCCCGGTTTCGCCCTGCTGGGCAATGCCGCCGAGTTTCTCGATCCGGTGTTCTCCTCGGGCGTCACCATCGCCCTGCGCTCGGCCAGTCTGGCCGCACCGCTGGTGGATCGCCAGTTGCGCGGCGAGCCGGTGGACTGGGAAGCCGAATTCGCCCGGCCGCTCAAGGCGGGCGTCGATACGTTCCGCGCCTATGTGGAGGGCTGGTACGATGGCAGCTTCCAGGACGTCATCTATTTCGAGCACGCCCAGCCCGAGATCCGCAGCATGATCTGCGCCATCCTCGCCGGCTACGCCTGGGACGTTCGCAACCCCTTCGTCAAGGAACCCAAGCGGCGCCTGCGCCTGCTCGTGGAGCTTTGCCAGCTGAATTCGGCCCATCCTGCATGACCTTGCTCCGTCCGCTCCTCTTCGCGCTGGCCTGCCTGCTGCTCGCCGCCTGCGCCAGCCAGCCGCCGCTGCCCAGCAGCCCGCCGCCACTGGCGCATGCCCTCGTCTACCAGGTGGAACGCCAGACCGCCGAGGGCAGCGACGCCCTGCTGCTGGCGATCCAGCCGGAGGGCGCGGCCCTGCGCTTTTCCCTGTTCGATCCCCTGGGCGTGCCCCAGGCGCGCCAGCGGCTGATCGACGGCGCCTGGCACGCCGACGGCCTGCTGCCACCCAATCCCCAGGCGCGCACCTTCTTCAGCGTGCTGCTGTTCGCCCTGACCCCAACCGACCAGTTGCCACGAGCCTATGCTGCGGGTGACTGGCAGCAGGCCGCCGACGGCAGCCGTACCCTCAAGGCCTGGCAGGTACGCTATCCCGCCGCCGATCGCCTGGAACTGGGCGCGCCGGAGCAGCCGAGCTACCGCCTGACCCTGCTACCGGAGTCCGCCCCTTGAGCGCCTATCTCAACGCTCTGGGGCTGCTTTGTGCCCTGGGCCGGGGCAAGGCCGAGGTCGCCCGCGGCCTGTTCGCCGGCGACAGCTCCGGCATGCGACCCACCCCCGGCTGGATTCCCGAACGCCAGCCACCAGTGGGCACCGTCACCGCCGCCCTGCCGGCCTGGCCAGCGGCCTGGGCGCCCTTCTTCAGCCGCAACAACCAGCTCTTGCTGGCGGCCCTGACCGAAATCGAGCCCCAGGTGCGCCAGGCCATCGAGCGCCACGGCCCCGCCCGTATCGGCGTGGTGCTGGGCACCAGCACCTCGGGCATCCACGAGGCCAGCCAAGGCATCGCCGTGCACCAGCGCAGCGGGCAACTGCCCGAGGGCTATCAATACGCCCAGCAGGAACTGGTGGCGCCCGCCGATTTCCTCGCCCGCTACCTGGGCTTGAGCGGCCCCTGCTACGGCCTTTCCACTGCCTGCACCAGCAGCGCCCGCGCCCTGCTCAGCGCCCGTCGGCTGCTGGTCCAGGGCCATTGCGATGCGGTGCTCTGCGGCGGCGTGGACAGCCTCTGCGGCCTGACCCTGAACGGCTTCGCCGCTCTGGAAGCGGTCAGCGAGACGCTGTGCAATCCCTTCTCGGTCAATCGCTGCGGCATCAATATCGGCGAGGGCGCGGCGCTGTTCCTGCTGACCCGCGAGCCAGGCCCCATCGCCCTGCTCGGCGGCGGCGCCAGTTCCGATGCCCACCACATCTCGGCTCCCGATCCCAGCGGTCGCGGCGCCATCCAGGCCATGCAGGCGGCCCTGCGCGCCAGTGGCCTGCAACCGGGCGACATCGGCTATCTCAACCTGCACGGCACCGCCACCCCGCACAACGACGCCATGGAAAGCCAGGCGACCCACCAAGTGTTTCCCGCCGGGGTGCCCTGCTCCTCGACCAAGCCGCTGACCGGCCACACCCTCGGCGCCGCCGGAGCGCTGGAAGTCGCCTTCGCCTGGCTGACCCTGGACCCGGTCCTCAACCCCGCGGGCCATTTGCCGCCGCAACGCTGGGATGGCCAGCCCGACCCGGCCCTGCCGCGCCTGGCGCTGACCGCGGGCGACAGCCGCCTGGACGGCCGCCGCCACGCCATGAGCAATAGCTTCGCCTTTGGCGGCAGCAACGTCAGCCTCATCCTCGGAGCCACGCCATGATCCCCTGGACCCTCGCCGAGCTGGTGCCCCACGCCGGCGACATGCTGCTGATCGACGAGATCCTCGCCTGTGACGAGGGCGGCATCGAGACCCGCCTGGTGGTACGCCCCGGCCTGTTCACCGATACCGACGGCGCCCTGCCGGCCTGGATCGGCGTGGAGCTGATGGCCCAGAGCGTGGCCGCCTTCGCCGGCTGCCAGGCGCGTCGCCGCGGCGAATCACCGGCGCTGGGCTTCCTGCTCGGCACCCGCCAGTTCGCCTGCGACGTGCCAGCCTTCCCCGCCGGCGCCGAATTGCGCATCCGCGCCCAGTCGGCGCTGGAAAACGAGGATGGCATGGCCATCTTCGACTGCCAGCTGCAGGGCCCTGGCTGCCAGGCCAGCGCCCGCTTGAACGTCTATCGTCCGCCCCAGGCGGATCTGTACCTAGAGGAACCCGCGCCATGAGCGTTGCCCCCGCCCCGGTCCTGGTGACCGGCTCCAGCCGCGGCCTGGGCCGCGCCATCGCCCTGCGCCTGGCCGCCGCCGGCCATGACCTGGTGCTGCACTGCCGCAGCCGCCGCGAGGAAGCCGAGGCGGTGCGCGCCGAGGTCGAGGCCCTGGGTCGCAGCGCCCGGGTGCTGCAATTCGACGTCGGCGACCGCGCCGCCTGCGCCGCCATCCTGGAGGCCGACACCGAGGCCCACGGCGGCTACTACGGGGTGGTCTGCAACGCCGGCCTGACCCGCGACGGCGCCTTTCCGGCGCTGACCGGCGAAGACTGGGATATTGTCCTGCGCACCAACCTCGACGGCTTCTACAACGTGCTGCACCCGGTGGTCATGCCGATGATCCGCCGCCGCGCGCCGGGGCGTATCGTCTGCATCACTTCGGTCTCCGGGCTGATCGGCAATCGCGGCCAGGTCAACTACAGCGCCTCCAAGGCCGGCCTCATCGGCGCCGCCAAGGCCCTGGCGGTGGAGCTGGCCAAGCGCAAGATCACCGTCAACTGCGTCGCCCCGGGGCTGATCGACACCGAGATCCTCGACGAGCACGTGCCAGTAGAGAAGATCCTCGAGATGATCCCCGCCGGGCGTATGGGCACCCCCGAGGAAGTGGCCCACGCCGTGGCCTTCCTGCTCGCCCCCGAGGCCGGCTACATCACCCGCCAGGTGCTGGCGGTCAACGGAGGGCTGTGCTGATGAGCGGTCGCCGCGTCGTGATCACCGGAATGGCCGGCGTCACCGCCCTGGGCAGTGACTGGCCGACCATCCGCGCTAACTTCCTCGCCGGCCGGAGCGGTATCCGCCGCATGGACGCCTGGGATCGCTACACCGAGATGAACACCCGCCTGGGCGGGCCCATCGTCGACTTCCAGGTGCCGGGCCACTGGACCCGCAAGCAACTGCGCAGCATGGGTCGCGTCTCCCAGCTGGCGGTAGCCGCCGCCGAGTGCGCCCTGGCCGATGCCGGGCTGCTGGATGACCCGAGCATCGCCGACGGTCGCATGGGCGTGGCCTGTGGCTCCTCCACCGGCAGTACCGACGACATCAAGGCGCTGGCCAACATGCTGCTCAGCGACGCCGCGGTGGGCCTCAACGCCAACACCTATGTGCGCATGATGCCGCACACCGCCGCCGCCAACCTGAGTCTGTTCTTCGGCCTCAAGGGCCGCTTGATTCCCACCTCCAGCGCCTGCACCAGCGGCAGCCAGGGCATCGGCTATGCCTACGAGGCCATCAAGTTCGGGCGCCTGCCGCTGATGCTGGCCGGCGGCGCTGAAGAACTCTGCCCCAGCGAGGCCA
The window above is part of the Pseudomonas oryzihabitans genome. Proteins encoded here:
- a CDS encoding ApeP family dehydratase, which codes for MIPWTLAELVPHAGDMLLIDEILACDEGGIETRLVVRPGLFTDTDGALPAWIGVELMAQSVAAFAGCQARRRGESPALGFLLGTRQFACDVPAFPAGAELRIRAQSALENEDGMAIFDCQLQGPGCQASARLNVYRPPQADLYLEEPAP
- the fabG gene encoding 3-oxoacyl-ACP reductase FabG; translated protein: MSVAPAPVLVTGSSRGLGRAIALRLAAAGHDLVLHCRSRREEAEAVRAEVEALGRSARVLQFDVGDRAACAAILEADTEAHGGYYGVVCNAGLTRDGAFPALTGEDWDIVLRTNLDGFYNVLHPVVMPMIRRRAPGRIVCITSVSGLIGNRGQVNYSASKAGLIGAAKALAVELAKRKITVNCVAPGLIDTEILDEHVPVEKILEMIPAGRMGTPEEVAHAVAFLLAPEAGYITRQVLAVNGGLC
- a CDS encoding beta-ketoacyl-[acyl-carrier-protein] synthase family protein translates to MSAYLNALGLLCALGRGKAEVARGLFAGDSSGMRPTPGWIPERQPPVGTVTAALPAWPAAWAPFFSRNNQLLLAALTEIEPQVRQAIERHGPARIGVVLGTSTSGIHEASQGIAVHQRSGQLPEGYQYAQQELVAPADFLARYLGLSGPCYGLSTACTSSARALLSARRLLVQGHCDAVLCGGVDSLCGLTLNGFAALEAVSETLCNPFSVNRCGINIGEGAALFLLTREPGPIALLGGGASSDAHHISAPDPSGRGAIQAMQAALRASGLQPGDIGYLNLHGTATPHNDAMESQATHQVFPAGVPCSSTKPLTGHTLGAAGALEVAFAWLTLDPVLNPAGHLPPQRWDGQPDPALPRLALTAGDSRLDGRRHAMSNSFAFGGSNVSLILGATP
- a CDS encoding NAD(P)/FAD-dependent oxidoreductase, which encodes MVEHHPLVVIGAGPAGAVVAAMLKRRGHAVLVLEAQHFPRFSIGESLLSHSLDFVEEAGMLPAVEAAGFQTKVGAAFAWGERYTDFDFRDTYSGGRSTFQVQRGPFDKILADDAARQGVEIRYGQRVTAVTLGEDGAKTQLDILGDDGHAYRLSTDFLLDASGYGRVLPRLLDLEAPSNFPVRRALFTHVEDRIDDPGFDRERILITTHPTLRDVWFWTIPFSDGRTSVGVVAAAERYAGRALDLATCLRDWVAETPSLARVLHNAVWDTPVRELGGYAANVKRLHGPGFALLGNAAEFLDPVFSSGVTIALRSASLAAPLVDRQLRGEPVDWEAEFARPLKAGVDTFRAYVEGWYDGSFQDVIYFEHAQPEIRSMICAILAGYAWDVRNPFVKEPKRRLRLLVELCQLNSAHPA